From the Thermodesulforhabdus norvegica genome, the window ATCCTGATGATCGTGGACCTTTCCGGTTCCATGGGCTATGGCCTCAGGCCTGACTGGTCACCCGTTTATGACCCCAGTACGACCTATCAGGGCCATTATACCGACCTCGGACGAGAGGGTTACGTCTATAATAGAAGAGCCTATTATGACAGTGGATATTTTGTAGTTTACCCCTGTTGGGAATCGCCCGACGATATAAACAGGACTCCCCTTAACAGCCACTGTCCGGGAACAGCAAATCCCCGTTCGGTATATATCGACGATATTCTTGAAAATTACGGAATTGCCGAGTGGTCTTATCACGACGACCACGATACTCCGCCCTATGCGTCCCAGGAAATCCCTAAGCTTTACGAAAACGATACCGTTTTACTCGGTAACTATCTCAACACGACGCGCATTGAGGTTGTGGCAAATGCTATAAAAAGACTGGTAGCCGACGCAAGCCTTGCCATGGGTCTTGGTTTTTTCAAGGCCACTTTTGGGCAGTACGCCAATTACACCCGCATTTATGAGGGCGTTGAAGCTTTCAGCGAGGAGCACTTTCAGGAACTGGTTGATGCCATTGACAATGTAGCTCATGAACCCATCTCCGGATGTGACGGCTGTTACCGGGTTCACGCCATGCAGGGAACGCCCTTTTCTCCTTCCATCATTGCCGCCAGGAAATACTTTAACCGGCAAAAGCCGGATGTGGACGGCGATTACTACACGCCCGGCCGTTGCTCAAAAAAGTTCGTCATTTTCCTTACCGACGGTATCGGAAATATTGACTCTACCGTGGACAACGTCCGCCAGAGAACCATCGATCTTGTACAATCAGGTGTAACCCCTATAGCCGTGGGGTTTAATCTGCCCGAGGACGAAGATTCGCAGCTCCGGGAGATGGCCCGTGTTGCCAACCAGTATGCCGACGGAGACAATACTTATGCACTCCATAAGGACAACGACAACGATGGAGTTCCCGATCCGTACATTGCTCGAAACCCTCAGGAGCTTGCGGAAACACTTCGGGAGATTATCTATGAAATCAAGCAGACCGTTTTCAAAACGGGAAGCGGTGCAGCCCGAAGAACTGCTCTTGGGAATACCGTGGTCTATACGGCCTTTAACCTGACGGACTGGACCGGTGAGGTAAGTACCTCAAGCTTTACTTACGGATGCGCCAACTGTCATTCACCCTCTGAAGTTCGCAACCTCGCACGCTGGAACTACTTCACCGACGAAGACGGTGACGGAAAACTCGACATTCTTGATGAAGATCGTGACGGCGATGGAAAGCTCGATACGGAGTACGAAGACAGGGACTCGGACGGCCATCTGGATGTTGATGAGGATACCAACGGAAACGGTCAGCTCGATCCCGGCGAAGATGTTGACGGAGACGGCAACCTGGATGTTGCGGAGGATCTGGACGGCGATGGACACCTCGACATTCCCGAGGATATGGACGGGGACGGAAATCTCGATAAACCCGAGCCTATAAACTACGAGGCCCTTCAGCAGTTTCTCGAGAACGAGGATCAGGTCAGAGACAAAATGGGCGAAGGGGCACTCGTCAATTATTCGGTTGGGAAGATTGAATCGATTATAAAAATACTTAAAGGCGAGCTCCCTGATGCCGAGTGGTGGAGTATGGAGGATGGCTGGAACACCACTTCAACGCTACCCTGTGGAGAAACGAGAAATATTAAATATCAGAACGGAACGCAGTTGCTTGATTTTACCGGTGCCGTCGGGGGACTTACGGAAGATCAGGTAAAGTTCATACGCGGTGAGATGGGATGTGGCGACATGCCCCAGGGTGACTTCAGACTCCGGGAAAGGCCTCTCGGCGACATTATCTCCAGCGAACCCAGAATATCAGGAGACCTTATTTGGGTTACGGCAAACGACGGAATGCTCCATGCCTTCGACGTTAACACCGGAGAAGAGAAATTTGCGTTCATTCCGGAAAGCGTGCTCTCCCGTTATTTAACCTCAAACTACTTTTACAATTCCTACTGCCATGAATTCTTCTTTGACGGGACGCCGACGATTCAGGAAGTCGGGAACAGCACCTATCTGGTCGTTGGACTGGGAAGAGGAGGATCGGAGTATTTCGCCTTTGACATAACGAATGCCCCCGATAGCGTTTCTTTAAAATGGCACGTCAGCGATCCCGGTCTCGGAGAAACCTGGAATGAGGTAAAATTCGTTCGCTGTGGGGAAAGCGACTGGAGGGTCTTTTTGCCCTCGGGATATGTGGAAGATCCTGAGCTCTGGGCCAATCAAAAAGCTTTCCTTAAAGCAGTGAATATCGACAGTGGTTCCGAGATAGCCACGGTTTATCTGGGAAGCGAGGGCGCCAATATGCCGGCAACTCCCGGATCGGCCGTGGATCTCAACGAGGATTTGACCGCCGACAGACTCTACGTTGGTGATCTTCTCGGGAGGATGTGGCGCCTGTCGGATCCCTGTACCGGCACGATTTCTTCGGAGGCAGTGATTGACCTCGGTTCCGATCATCCGATAACCGCTTCGGTAACGGCCGCCGCAACCAACAACGGTGTGTGGCTCTACTTTGGAACCGGAAAGTACTGGGACATTGACGATCTTACCGACAACACAGAACAGTACCTCATAGGCATGAGAGACAGTGGAACCACCCTCACACTTGGCGATCTTGAAGATCGTGGTTTTACCACGGAGGGTGAGTACAGGATTACGGATTCTTCAACCAGTTGCACACTGGCCACTAACGGATGGAAGGTTACTTTGACGGGTGGAGAACGGGTAATTACCCCACCTCTCCTCTTCGGCGGATACGTTTTCTTCCTGACCTTCGTTCCTACAGGAGACGAGTGTGAGGGAACGGGAGAAACCTGGCTTTACGGACTGCCTGCGAGAAGAGGCTGTCTGAACGAACTGGACCAGCCTCTTTTTGACATCAACAACGACGGACTCTTTGACGAGAACGATCTCGTCGAAGGCAAGCCCCCTGTGGCCATGAAACTGGGTAGCGGTGTTCCCGGTTCCGAGCCTGTAGTGCTTACGGAGCAGGTGATTGTTGCTACCACCACGGAAACTTCCAGGCAGATACGGGTCAATGTTAAGCCCATTACCCTGCGTCAGGGTACCTGGACCGATGTGGATGTGCAGATGAAGTAGTTAGAGAATGAGAGAGGTGGTGAATATGAAGAAATTTTGGGGATCCAGAAAGATTTCGATGGCTCTGCCGGCGTTCCTCTTCATTACGCTTGTGATTACCGGGGAACTCCCGGCCGGAAAGTTTGAACGATTGTTTTACACCGGAAAGTCTTCCGATGTGGATGTGGTCTCCGCCGTTGTGAAGGGTCCTGTTCCCGGGACGGCTAAATCCGGAAAGACGGTGGTCTTTGAGACGCAGGACGGAGAGACGGTTACGGAAAAGTGTGGCGACGAAATCGTTTTTATCATGCAGGTAAACGGTGATCTCGTGACCAGAAAGAACGGGTCCTGTGATGATCTCGTTCCGGGCTCTCCGGTTGATCTCGTCTATAAGAAAGGTAAACTCGAGGAAATTCAAATTTTTTCGGGAAGGAAGAGGGACACATGGTGATTTTTTTAAAGCCCACAGTTCGCAATAAAAAAGGCTTCAGTCTCATTGAGCTCATGGTGGCCATTGCGATTATCGCCGTGCTGGCCGCGGTGGCCACCCGCTGGTATCGAAACTATACGAGATCTTCCTTCGAATCCGACCTGATACAGGCACTGCTGGCCGCAAGGGTTGCTCAGGAGCAATACCGGGCCGAACGGGGTACCTATGCTGCCACAATCGAAGACCTTCCGCGCTATAACGACGGCGAAGAGGACAACAGCTTCGTGATACACGAAGACAAAGATGCACGCCGGCGCATCGTCCTTCGGGTAGAGGATGCCGACGACGACGGGTACACCATCGTTGCCGAAAACGAAGCGGAAGGGGAATGGCACCTTGAATGGAGGCTTTCCTGCAGTCGTGACGAACCCGACGAAGCCTGCACACCGGTTCAGACCGCAGGCACGGGAGTGCTGAAAAACGTATTCTGAAGTATGAAAAAAGCCACAAGAGGATAAGGGTTGCCCGGTGGTCAGGTCCCTTTTCGGGCAACCCTTAATCGTTCGAAGTTCTGGAAGCCCTCAAAAAAGGATAAACCACTCCCCCGCAAAGCCCCACGACGAATGCCGCCGAGTAGGCCGTGATGCTCAGTGCCAGCGCCTTTTCCGGCTCAATTCCCACGAGCCCCAGAGCCCATACGAAACCGCCCTCCCGGATTCCTATTCCGTGAAGAGAAACGGGAACTGCCGTGAGAATCCCCACAGCGGGAACCGCAAAGACGAAGAAACAGGGCGTCACTCCAAGACCCAGCCCCAGGGAAATAATGTAATGTGCCCCGGCACTTATGACCTGACAGGACAGGCTGACTGCAAAGGCGGCGAAAAAACCGGTGGTCTTCAGTGTTACGAATTCCCGGGGATAAAAGGAAAAACGGGAACTCAGCAGTCTGAACACCCTTTCCCACCAGAGAGGAAGAGTCAGAAAAAGAGCTCCCAGGCTCAGGCACACGACGGCCAGATGGCTCATAAAAGGGACCCTGCTCCTTAATACGGGATCGACAGGGCTCAGCCCCAGAATCACCACCAGAGAAAAAAGGCCGAAAACGCGGTCCAGCAGAATCGATGCGGCGATTCCTGCCTTCCCGTGTCCGCGCCTTCCCAGATAAAGCAACTTTATAACGTCTCCCGTTACCGTGCCGGGAAGAAAAAGGCTGAAGAAGTTTGCAGAAAGAGCACAGGGAAAAAGAAAAGATAGGCCCTCTTTTATGCCCAGGCTCTCTGCCAGAATCTTCCACCTCAAAGAACTCAAAAACTGAACGAATAAAAAAAGTGCAAATGCCGCAAACCACATCGATGCCGGAAAAGCCCTCAGATTTTCCAGAATCTCTCCGGGATCGACTTTTCGCAGGATCAGAACGATGAGAAACCCGCTTAATAGCGCTCGAAACAGGAAAAATACTAAATTGCGTAATCCTGATCTACTCTTTATCTTATTTCCCTCCACGGCCGGGCCGGCAATGCCGGTTCGGGGCACTTACTGAGCAATTCGTGGAAAAAATCCCCGTACCAGAATAGCGCTGGTTTTTTTTGTTGAAAAGTTTTTTAAAGACGGAGCAGGAGACCTTACAACTGATCATTTTGTTACTCGAGTTCCCTTAATGGGATTAACCCTTTCGAAGGCGAACAGGCGTCTTCATCCCTGTTGCCCCTACGGTCTGGGCTCTCATCGTGATCAGTAAAGTGACAGGGGGCGTCGCGGGACGATCAAAGTCCCGCCCGGACTGAGCGAAATTTGTCTTTCTGATGCTTTCAAAGCCTTTTCCAGAGGAAGGCGCCCTTTAGCCGGCGCCTTCCTTACCTGCCGATTTCTTGCCCGGCCGAAAGTCCATTCCTTCCTGCTTTTTTATGGTGTCGCAAAGTGTCAGAAGTCCGGCAAAAGGGATGCCTCGTACCTGTAAAAATGCAGAGATGATAAGGCTTATGGACGAGGATAACTTTATATGACAAATAAAGTCAGCCACATGACCTTTTTTGGCACAGCAGGGGTATCCTTTTCGTAAAAAGATCCGGCGGGGTGGTTCGTACCTGCATAACCTGTTGTAATGATTGTAAATTGTTCTGTCGGATTCTGATAGGATTGTTGGCATGTATGTTGCTCATGTGACTATTGACCGTTTGAACTAAAACGTTAATCAAAAGGAGGTTTTGTTATGATGATCAGAAGGTCCAATCAAAAAGGTTTCACGCTCATTGAGTTGATGATCGTCATTGCGATCATCGCAATCCTGGCCGCCGTGGCGATGACGCAGTACCACTCCTACAAGAGGAAGTCCAAGGCGAAGGAACTGGTCGGTTTTGCCAGAGCCTGTGTCATGGAAGCAAGGGCTCAGTGTGAATCTGATCCCGACTTTACCGATGCAAGCACTCTGGAAGCCTGCACTGTTAGTGGTGCGAGCAGTAAGTATATTACAAGTGCGGGCGTGGAGACTACTTTTTCCGCATGCAATGATGATTTTACTGCTACGGCTACGGGAACGCTGGATGACGAGACTGAATGTACGGCTGTTTGTAGTTACAACGCTACCGATGACGACATAAGCTGTGCTGCGCCTACCTGTGGCTAATGATTTCTTCCGGTGTGGCCGGTTGCGTTCTGTGGCGTGATCGGCTTCACCGCAGGCTTTACCGAAGCCCCCCTCGTGGGGGCTGTTTTATTTCCCGGACAGGCCCGGCGCCTGCACCCCCCTCTTTACTTTACTTTACTTTACTTTCAATAGCCCTGAAACTATCTCCCTTCGGCCGTTTTT encodes:
- a CDS encoding PilC/PilY family type IV pilus protein, yielding MRGSKKNVKKLWPWVLIIVGIALASYGLLRTSGNAFADEDSVCGEVPLYLGRYVAPDILMIVDLSGSMGYGLRPDWSPVYDPSTTYQGHYTDLGREGYVYNRRAYYDSGYFVVYPCWESPDDINRTPLNSHCPGTANPRSVYIDDILENYGIAEWSYHDDHDTPPYASQEIPKLYENDTVLLGNYLNTTRIEVVANAIKRLVADASLAMGLGFFKATFGQYANYTRIYEGVEAFSEEHFQELVDAIDNVAHEPISGCDGCYRVHAMQGTPFSPSIIAARKYFNRQKPDVDGDYYTPGRCSKKFVIFLTDGIGNIDSTVDNVRQRTIDLVQSGVTPIAVGFNLPEDEDSQLREMARVANQYADGDNTYALHKDNDNDGVPDPYIARNPQELAETLREIIYEIKQTVFKTGSGAARRTALGNTVVYTAFNLTDWTGEVSTSSFTYGCANCHSPSEVRNLARWNYFTDEDGDGKLDILDEDRDGDGKLDTEYEDRDSDGHLDVDEDTNGNGQLDPGEDVDGDGNLDVAEDLDGDGHLDIPEDMDGDGNLDKPEPINYEALQQFLENEDQVRDKMGEGALVNYSVGKIESIIKILKGELPDAEWWSMEDGWNTTSTLPCGETRNIKYQNGTQLLDFTGAVGGLTEDQVKFIRGEMGCGDMPQGDFRLRERPLGDIISSEPRISGDLIWVTANDGMLHAFDVNTGEEKFAFIPESVLSRYLTSNYFYNSYCHEFFFDGTPTIQEVGNSTYLVVGLGRGGSEYFAFDITNAPDSVSLKWHVSDPGLGETWNEVKFVRCGESDWRVFLPSGYVEDPELWANQKAFLKAVNIDSGSEIATVYLGSEGANMPATPGSAVDLNEDLTADRLYVGDLLGRMWRLSDPCTGTISSEAVIDLGSDHPITASVTAAATNNGVWLYFGTGKYWDIDDLTDNTEQYLIGMRDSGTTLTLGDLEDRGFTTEGEYRITDSSTSCTLATNGWKVTLTGGERVITPPLLFGGYVFFLTFVPTGDECEGTGETWLYGLPARRGCLNELDQPLFDINNDGLFDENDLVEGKPPVAMKLGSGVPGSEPVVLTEQVIVATTTETSRQIRVNVKPITLRQGTWTDVDVQMK
- a CDS encoding type IV pilin protein, producing the protein MVIFLKPTVRNKKGFSLIELMVAIAIIAVLAAVATRWYRNYTRSSFESDLIQALLAARVAQEQYRAERGTYAATIEDLPRYNDGEEDNSFVIHEDKDARRRIVLRVEDADDDGYTIVAENEAEGEWHLEWRLSCSRDEPDEACTPVQTAGTGVLKNVF
- a CDS encoding prepilin-type N-terminal cleavage/methylation domain-containing protein encodes the protein MMIRRSNQKGFTLIELMIVIAIIAILAAVAMTQYHSYKRKSKAKELVGFARACVMEARAQCESDPDFTDASTLEACTVSGASSKYITSAGVETTFSACNDDFTATATGTLDDETECTAVCSYNATDDDISCAAPTCG
- a CDS encoding lysylphosphatidylglycerol synthase transmembrane domain-containing protein, which gives rise to MEGNKIKSRSGLRNLVFFLFRALLSGFLIVLILRKVDPGEILENLRAFPASMWFAAFALFLFVQFLSSLRWKILAESLGIKEGLSFLFPCALSANFFSLFLPGTVTGDVIKLLYLGRRGHGKAGIAASILLDRVFGLFSLVVILGLSPVDPVLRSRVPFMSHLAVVCLSLGALFLTLPLWWERVFRLLSSRFSFYPREFVTLKTTGFFAAFAVSLSCQVISAGAHYIISLGLGLGVTPCFFVFAVPAVGILTAVPVSLHGIGIREGGFVWALGLVGIEPEKALALSITAYSAAFVVGLCGGVVYPFLRASRTSND